A single Defluviitalea saccharophila DNA region contains:
- the amrS gene encoding AmmeMemoRadiSam system radical SAM enzyme, with protein MKIEGKFYEKYKDKIHCYLCPHHCIIEDGSYGKCKARIHEGGVLYSINYGEVTSIALDPIEKKPLHYYKPGSYILSIGSFGCNFTCSFCQNYQISQYKHQSTYVSKENMVETILGTKNNIGIAFTYNEPSIWYEYVYDMAKHLKETHPASSVVLVTNGFINEEPLRELLPYIDAMNIDLKSFNNDYYKELCGGRIQPVLKSIELAATSCHVEITTLLVSGENDNMEEIKKISEFISSINSDIPLHITRYFPNYRLNNPPTDKRIMYEAEKIAKKYLSHVKLGNIY; from the coding sequence TTGAAAATAGAAGGAAAATTTTATGAGAAGTATAAAGATAAAATTCACTGCTATTTATGCCCCCATCATTGCATCATTGAAGATGGCAGTTACGGAAAATGTAAGGCAAGAATTCATGAAGGCGGTGTGCTCTATTCAATCAATTATGGAGAAGTAACTTCCATTGCTTTAGATCCTATTGAAAAGAAGCCTCTGCACTACTATAAACCGGGCTCATATATTTTATCTATTGGAAGCTTTGGATGTAATTTTACCTGCTCTTTTTGCCAGAACTATCAAATTTCTCAGTATAAGCACCAAAGCACCTACGTTTCTAAAGAAAATATGGTAGAAACGATTTTAGGTACAAAGAATAATATCGGAATTGCGTTTACGTACAATGAACCATCCATTTGGTACGAATATGTCTACGATATGGCAAAACATCTAAAAGAAACTCATCCAGCATCTTCTGTTGTCCTTGTAACCAATGGGTTTATCAATGAAGAACCCTTACGAGAGCTCCTGCCTTATATAGATGCCATGAATATTGATCTTAAAAGCTTTAATAATGATTATTATAAAGAACTTTGCGGAGGAAGAATTCAGCCTGTACTGAAAAGTATTGAATTAGCAGCAACTTCATGCCATGTAGAAATAACCACACTTTTAGTAAGTGGAGAAAATGACAATATGGAAGAAATTAAAAAAATATCGGAATTTATAAGCTCTATAAATTCCGATATTCCTCTTCATATTACGCGTTATTTTCCAAATTATAGGCTCAACAATCCCCCTACGGACAAAAGAATCATGTACGAGGCAGAAAAGATAGCCAAAAAATATCTGTCCCATGTTAAATTAGGTAATATATATTAA
- a CDS encoding ECF transporter S component, with amino-acid sequence MMTTKKLTITALMAALVTVMTMTISIPIGSQGFLNFGDIMIFASALVFGPQVGMITGGLGSALADLLLGYPVWIPITLVAKGLEGYVVGKLCSNARSMPQKLIGIVAGGFCMIFVYFIGGVILTLSNDGLIPAIAAGLSGIPYNVLQVVAGAIGGNIIAIILKNRVLI; translated from the coding sequence ATGATGACTACAAAAAAGCTAACAATTACAGCTTTAATGGCAGCGTTAGTTACTGTTATGACCATGACTATTTCAATACCTATTGGAAGTCAAGGATTTCTTAATTTTGGAGATATAATGATTTTTGCTTCTGCTCTTGTGTTTGGACCTCAGGTAGGAATGATTACGGGAGGGCTTGGCTCAGCATTAGCTGATTTACTCCTGGGATATCCTGTTTGGATACCAATCACTTTAGTTGCAAAAGGCTTGGAAGGGTACGTTGTGGGGAAATTATGTTCAAATGCAAGATCTATGCCGCAAAAATTAATAGGAATTGTTGCTGGAGGTTTCTGTATGATATTTGTATATTTCATCGGAGGCGTAATATTAACGCTTTCAAATGATGGTCTTATTCCTGCAATTGCAGCGGGCTTATCTGGAATCCCTTATAATGTACTTCAGGTAGTTGCTGGTGCTATTGGAGGAAACATTATTGCCATTATACTAAAAAACCGAGTTCTGATTTAA
- a CDS encoding DUF92 domain-containing protein — protein MQYFIKLFIGLIASISISYIAYKKHALTLSGAIGAIILGTGIFFGSGLYGSFLIIIFFGTSTIFTFIKRNYKKEIEKHYEKSGGRDIYQVFANGGVGLLYSLLYFSTSHPMYLILIGASIAASNADTWASELGVLRESSPISLRTFKKVSKGTSGAVSLFGMLMSLLGSLLIAFSAIITMILFQLNLYPFSHVQTFIFIFLGGILGSLIDSILGATLQGIYYNESLKKETEKPFYNGKPNTLIRGCKLFNNDFVNFISILLSTVVVFLLIYIT, from the coding sequence TTGCAGTATTTTATTAAACTTTTTATTGGTCTTATTGCAAGTATTAGCATTTCATACATAGCATATAAAAAACATGCATTAACTCTAAGCGGAGCCATAGGAGCCATAATCCTCGGTACTGGAATCTTTTTTGGTTCCGGCCTGTATGGCTCCTTTCTTATCATTATTTTCTTTGGAACTTCTACTATTTTTACTTTTATAAAAAGAAATTATAAGAAAGAAATCGAAAAGCACTACGAAAAAAGTGGTGGAAGAGACATTTACCAAGTCTTCGCCAATGGGGGAGTGGGGTTGTTGTATTCTCTGTTGTATTTTTCTACTTCTCATCCAATGTATCTTATTTTAATCGGAGCCTCGATTGCAGCTTCTAATGCGGATACCTGGGCAAGTGAATTGGGCGTACTAAGAGAATCATCACCTATATCTCTAAGAACTTTTAAAAAAGTTTCAAAAGGAACCTCTGGAGCAGTTAGTTTATTTGGAATGCTTATGTCCCTTTTAGGTTCTTTACTGATCGCTTTTTCCGCAATTATTACAATGATTTTATTTCAATTAAATCTATATCCCTTTTCTCATGTTCAGACCTTTATATTTATTTTTCTAGGAGGTATTTTAGGAAGTCTTATCGATTCAATCCTAGGTGCAACTCTACAAGGGATTTATTACAATGAAAGCTTAAAAAAAGAAACCGAAAAACCATTTTATAATGGAAAACCTAACACGCTCATTAGAGGATGTAAGCTATTTAATAATGATTTTGTAAACTTCATCAGTATTCTTTTATCTACGGTTGTTGTCTTTTTATTAATATATATTACCTAA
- the amrA gene encoding AmmeMemoRadiSam system protein A encodes MKIQGFYLLPHPPIIIPEVGTGEERKIKNTGNAFREIAKEVQQKAPHTIILITPHGTMFNDAINLVYEDTLRGSLKQFGVPNVKMEVKINKSLTNKIFEIAREENIPAVMSTKEFLKDYNISLSLDHGAMVPLYFINQYYTDYTLVHITYSPLSVVELYQFGMEIKRAVEESNEKTIIIASGDLSHRLKDEGPYDYSPFGEKFDNEFLHHLQEGDVMNVFKMDKKTVQNAGECGRRSVLIMLGALDRSAFKGHLLSYEKTFGVGYGIMRFEITGDEDSRLETIKNLSYEKKQNQKDPYVKLARDSLTSYLETGKFLDKIPSYVTSEMRNTKRGVFVSLKKDGELRGCIGTIFPATSSIAHEIIRNAVEAGIHDPRFYPVEAHELLDIDFSVDVLTEPEKADKSTLDPKEYGVIVRSKGRTGLLLPDLEGIDTIEKQIDIALKKAGIQPSEQYDIERFRVIRHREE; translated from the coding sequence ATGAAAATACAAGGTTTTTATCTTCTTCCCCATCCACCTATTATCATTCCAGAAGTGGGAACAGGAGAAGAAAGAAAAATTAAAAATACCGGGAATGCTTTTAGAGAAATAGCAAAGGAAGTACAGCAAAAAGCCCCTCATACTATCATTCTTATTACTCCCCACGGTACCATGTTTAACGATGCTATTAATTTAGTGTATGAAGATACCCTGCGAGGAAGCCTAAAACAGTTTGGGGTTCCGAATGTCAAAATGGAAGTAAAAATAAATAAATCCCTTACGAATAAAATATTTGAAATTGCTCGAGAAGAAAACATTCCCGCAGTTATGAGTACTAAAGAATTTCTTAAGGATTATAATATTTCTTTGTCTCTGGATCATGGGGCAATGGTGCCGCTTTATTTTATTAATCAGTATTATACCGATTATACTCTTGTTCATATTACTTATTCTCCTCTTTCTGTTGTGGAATTGTATCAATTTGGAATGGAAATAAAAAGAGCCGTTGAAGAATCTAATGAAAAAACGATCATTATTGCCAGTGGAGATTTGTCCCACAGGCTAAAAGATGAAGGGCCCTATGACTACAGCCCCTTTGGAGAAAAATTTGATAATGAATTTTTACATCATCTCCAGGAAGGAGATGTAATGAATGTGTTTAAAATGGATAAAAAGACTGTACAAAATGCAGGAGAATGCGGCAGAAGATCTGTTCTTATCATGTTGGGTGCATTGGATAGGTCTGCCTTTAAAGGCCATTTATTAAGCTATGAAAAAACTTTTGGTGTAGGATATGGTATTATGAGGTTTGAAATTACAGGTGATGAGGATTCAAGATTAGAAACTATTAAGAATTTGAGCTATGAAAAAAAGCAAAATCAAAAGGACCCTTATGTCAAATTAGCAAGGGACAGCCTTACCTCTTATTTAGAAACAGGAAAATTTTTAGATAAAATTCCGTCCTATGTCACTTCAGAAATGAGGAATACTAAGAGAGGCGTTTTTGTATCCTTAAAAAAAGACGGTGAACTCAGAGGTTGTATAGGAACTATTTTTCCCGCCACTTCTTCCATAGCCCATGAAATCATTAGAAATGCCGTAGAAGCTGGTATCCATGACCCAAGATTTTACCCAGTTGAGGCCCATGAATTATTAGATATAGATTTTTCAGTAGATGTATTAACAGAACCGGAAAAAGCAGACAAGAGTACTCTTGATCCCAAAGAATACGGTGTAATTGTAAGAAGCAAGGGCAGAACCGGTCTTCTGCTCCCAGATTTAGAAGGAATAGATACGATAGAAAAACAAATTGATATTGCCCTAAAAAAAGCAGGCATTCAGCCATCGGAGCAATATGATATTGAGAGATTTAGGGTAATACGACATAGGGAAGAATAA